A single genomic interval of Pseudorasbora parva isolate DD20220531a chromosome 21, ASM2467924v1, whole genome shotgun sequence harbors:
- the mrpl38 gene encoding 39S ribosomal protein L38, mitochondrial has product MALRRTACVLLRAAVDVSLKHHARGLRSTAVLGHRSPPLGPMPNEDVDWTQLDSLEKYRSYTRYVRAAEEADRRDVWWKSYRKYREEETKQAIEPVNIGLPYQRPSRKMEVKERKKVMRENKKNPEMERENRLQTFRISLDRVKTQWEKTNGPFHIQRLAEHYRIYQDLFPMAYFVPRVMLHVAYGEDRDAVVHFGNHLTPSQAAQAPQIRFEAEENSLWTLLLTSPDEHLLDGEQEYLHWLVGNIPGNSVTSGEEVCHYINPFPARGTGFHRYIFILFKQEAPVDFSADLRPAPCYCLKQRTFRTLDFYRKHQDTITPAGLSFFQCQWDQSVTHTFHELLNMREPVFEFNRPAVYHPPQKKYPHGQPLRYLDRYRDGAENTYGIY; this is encoded by the exons CTGTTCTGGGTCACCGGTCCCCTCCTCTCGGCCCGATGCCCAATGAGGACGTTGACTGGACTCAGCTGGACTCTCTGGAGAAATACCGCAGCTACACTCGCTATGTGAGAGCAGCAGAGGAGGCCGATCGGAGAGATGTTTGGTGGAAGAGCTACAGGAAATACAGAGAGGAGGAGACGAAACAAG CCATTGAGCCGGTAAACATCGGCCTCCCGTATCAACGTCCCTCCAGGAAGATGGAGGTGAAGGAGAGGAAGAAGGTCATGCGGGAGAACAAAAAGAACCCAGAGATGGAAAGAGAAAATCGACTACAAACAT TTCGCATTTCCCTCGACAGAGTAAAGACGCAGTGGGAAAAGACAAATGGACCGTTCCACATCCAGAGGCTCGCCGAACACTACCGAATCTACCAGGACCTCTTTCCCATGGCTTATTTTGTCCCGCGGGTCATGCTGCATGTGGCTTACGGAGAGGACAGAGACGCAGTCGTGCATTTTGGGAATCACTTAACGCCGAGTCAG GCAGCACAAGCACCTCAGATACGTTTTGAAGCGGAAGAGAATTCACTCTGGACGCTGTTGTTAACCAGTCCAG ACGAACACCTCCTGGACGGTGAGCAGGAGTATCTGCATTGGCTAGT TGGGAATATCCCGGGAAATTCTGTGACATCAGGGGAAGAAGTGTGCCATTACATCAACCCTTTTCCTGCCAGAGGGACAGGATTTCACAGATATATCTTTATACTGTTTAAACAAGAGGCTCCAGTCGACTTCAGCGCTGACCTCCGGCCTGCTCCCTG CTACTGTCTGAAGCAACGGACTTTCCGAACCTTGGACTTCTACAGGAAGCATCAGGATACGATAACTCCAGCCGGTCTTTCCTTTTTCCAGTGCCAATGGGATCAATCTGTCACCCACACCTTTCATGAGTTATTAA ATATGAGAGAACCAGTGTTTGAGTTCAACAGGCCTGCAGTGTATCACCCACCTCAGAAGAAATACCCTCACGGACAGCCGCTCCGGTACCTGGACCGCTACAGAGATGGAGCAGAAAACACATATGggatttattaa